One segment of Falco peregrinus isolate bFalPer1 chromosome 4, bFalPer1.pri, whole genome shotgun sequence DNA contains the following:
- the FUNDC1 gene encoding FUN14 domain-containing protein 1 produces MAARRPRAASEHESDDDSYEVLDLTEYARRHHWWNRVFGRNSGPIVEKYSVATQIVMGGVTGWCAGFLFQKVGKLAATAVGGGFLLLQIASHSGYVQVDWKRVEKDVNKAKKQLKKRANKAAPEINTLIEESTEFIKQNIVVSGGFVGGFLLGLAS; encoded by the exons ATGGCGGCGCGGAGGCCCCGCGCCGCCTCAG agcaTGAAAGTGACGATGATTCCTATGAAGTGTTGGATTTAACAGAATATGCACGTCGTCACCATTGGTGGAATCGTGTGTTTGGCCGGAATTCAGGACCAATTGTAGAAAAATACTCTGTAGCTACTCAGATTGTGATGGGTGGTGTGACTGGCTG GTGTGCGGGATTTTTGTTCCAGAAAGTCGGAAAGCTTGCAGCAACTGCAGTAGGTGGtggctttcttctgcttcaa ATCGCTAGTCATAGTGGATATGTACAAGTTGACTGGAAGAGAGTTGAAAAAGatgtaaacaaagcaaaaaaacagttaaaaaaacgTGCAAATAAGGCAGCACCGGAAATCAATACCTTAATTGAAGAG tcaACAGAATTTATCAAACAAAACATCGTGGTGTCCGGCGGAtttgttggaggttttttgttaGGCCTGGCATCCTAA